The Anolis sagrei isolate rAnoSag1 chromosome 10, rAnoSag1.mat, whole genome shotgun sequence genome contains the following window.
cttgaaggcgtggctgttccagtgtgccttcccggaataatgatcccatagcactttgtcctccaaagcactttacatttctcccactgtttttaattatgtgttgttttattgataatgttgtgtatcgtattgtctatgtgttttttaattgcttgtattgttgttattattccttgtactgttgtatttgggctcagcctcatgtaagccgcaccgagtcccttggggagatggtagcggggtacaaataaagtattattattattattattattattattattattattatgacagaacctattaggaactgccatttataatgaaattttgaaagttgtgttagagttctgaaagtttcaccaccagaactttagcaacactgtagaagcaaagcaccagcgccccctagttttcaccaccagaactttagtttcgtaagtactttagaaccatttagaaacaTGGTTTGCACATGCCTATTAATTACGatctggccagaaaggatgcaAGCATGGCTAGTGCCAAATATACAATCATCAACATGAGAAATACAAGATATCTTACACATTTCTCATAGCTATTCAGACTTTCCGCCTCTTCTCCTGGTTGGCCAGAAAAGAGGCTGTCTAGGATTCATGCCAGGATTGGTTGGCAGGGGAGAAGGACAGCCAAGAATTGGTCAGAGCGAAGGACTGGTCAGCTGCAGAGCCGCTCCTGTGGGAGGGCACATTCTGGGAAACACAAAGTAAAGATATGTTGATGGCTTTTGATGAGCTCAAGTgtccttactttacttacttaggcaatccctcattgtctgagtaggattgtcttccaagatcagtgtactggtgggtccgtagatgactgtggagccctattcttgatttgcatgttctcctgcagtgagtgcattggtttccaggtggaaggcggtatcggtcggtgttggcttgacgtgccttcctcttggcacgtttctctctttcgccctccattcatgcctcttcaaattctacatcactgctggtcacagctgacctccagctggagcactcaagggtcagggcttctaagttctcagtgtctatgccagagttttaaaggttggctttaaatctcttttcctgcccaccaatattccgttttccattcttgagttcagagaagagcaactgctttgggagacggtggtcaggcatccggacaacgtggctggtccagcggagttgatggtggaggaccatcgcttcaatgctggtggtctttgctccttccagcatgctgacatttgtcctcctgtcttcccaaaagatttgcaagattttttcggaggcaatgctgatggaatcattctagaagttgcatgtgacgtctgtagataacccacgtctcacaggcatatagcaaggttgggaggacaatagttttataaacaagcaccttggtatcactatggatgtcccggtcctcaaacactctctgcttcattcggaaaaatgctacactcgcaagtgtccagttccatgccaaggctgagaaatggcggtatacaagtatagcaaataaataaataaataaataaattaacaaaagTAGGGggttcagaaaacaaaggtgtaagACAGAGGTTGATCTTGGGTACTCTAAGGTTTGGCTGTCAACAAAAGAAGTttaacacatatagacagacaaacaaacagacagacaggttTGGGTTTAGCAGatctttttttatcgtgtcaggagactTACAGtacgattcaaaacagtagcaaaattaccgttatgaagtagcaattaaaataatgttatggttgggggtcagcacaacatgaggaactatattaaggggtcgcagcattaggaaggttgagaactactggtataATGTGTACTCAAGTTTATATTACAATATAGGAAGATTAACAGATACACTGTCTTCCTCGCCTTACCCAATTTCCTATGCAATGCAGAGCTGGACATCTATATGGGGATGCATCAAAACTTAAATATAATGCGGCTTTGAAATAATTCTACTCTGTAGAACTAACACAGTTCAAAACCACTTCAACTGCAACAATTCTgcggtgcagatgcaccctgagactACTTCTGCAGGAGAACGGCACTTGGCCctccagaatttaaaaacctttcCAAATGGTGAAACAATTATTTCTTTGACGAACGGGCTCATTAACCAGGATTGCCCCCTTCTGGCTGTCTCGTTCTCTATGATTCCTGGCAAAGATAATAAATAAGTAGCTGGCTTGGCAGAAATGCAAGAGAGAACGTGTCAATTTCCTTGCAAGAACTGATCTTGCCAATCATAGCAACTCACTTGGTGGATGCACAGCACAGAAGAGAAAATTAGTTGTTTCAGCTCTGGCACACCTATACTCACCCAAAGGAAGCCCAGCAAAAAGGACATGAACTCCTAACTGAAATGAAATGCTAGCTATGGAAgggttaaagcagtgtttctcaacctggcggtcgTGACCCCTGGATTTTCTTTtggttatggggattctgtgtgggaagtttggcccaattctatcattcatggggttcagaatgctctttgattgtagttgaattataaatcccagcaactacaacttccaaatgccaaggtctattttccccaaaccccaccagtgttcacatttgggcatattgggtatttgtgccaagtttggtccagatccatcattgtttgggtccacagtgctctctggatgtacatgaactacaactcccaagctcaaggtcaatgcccaccaaacccttccagtattttttgttggtcagggaagttctgtgtgccaagattggttcaatttcatcattggcagagttcagaatgctcttttattgtaggttaactataaatcccagcaacaacaactcccaaatgggaaaatcaatcccccttctccaactctaccagtattcaaatttggcacaaatacccaatttgggcgtatcaggtatttgttccaaatttagtccagtgaatgaaaataaatttttcatatcagatatttccatgacgattcataacagtagcaaaattacagttatgaagtagcaatgaaaataatgttaatgGTTAGgcgttaccacaacatgaggaacagtattaaagTTTTGCAGCATtacaaagtttgggaaacactgggttaaagAATAAAGCAATTGCCACCGCATAAGAGTTTTGCCTCCCCCAAAATATTTCTTCACTCCTCAAATTACTAGCATGGCATTGAGTGAAACATTGGGAATTACCTGTACCTAGAACCTTTGCATTTGTGATGTAGATATCACAAAGATATGActctttctttggatgcctagaTTCCATTTCTAAACACCGAATTGGAGTATGAAGTACCCGCAAGGCCAAAATTTGGGAGATTAAACAGAAATTTCATTTAAGGGATGGAATTCTTGTGTTGTCAAAGTTCTTTTTGACAGGAataactgggttactgtgagttttccgagtgttttttttaatactgataaccagatttatttcattttcatggtttcctcctttctgttgaaattgtccacttgcctgtggatttcaatggcttctctgcgtagtctgacatggtggttgtcagagcggtccagcatttttgtgtaatCGAataacaatgcttctggaacatggccatacagcccagaaaactcacaacaacccagttattcagGCCACTAAAGCCTtggattatctatataaataaaaatgtaatgttcatttgcagGATTAACATAacctaaaaaccactggacgaattgacaccagatttgtgCACAAtacccctctcaggccaacaagtgaccatcactcataaaaacactgaaaaacacagcagaagggaccttaaaagccaaaaaacaaaaaatacattacaacacatgcgcgtaaccacatatatacacaaacacacatatatacacatatacacaaatatatgcacacaaagcACGTGTActcagactggaccacagcaacgcatggcagaggacggctagtacatAAAGAGAATTAAACTTATTTTTTATCATATCTAGGTTTCACCAAGATGAGATTCCTACAAGCATGCTCAGATTATGTATTTCTCCAACCATATTATTAACTTTGCTCCTACAAACTAATCTATACcctgtcattttatttattttatagttaATAGTTGTCATTGTTGAGCAAAACTAGTAACTGTCACAAATctaattctgatttttttcctctctccttcaaCTCTTTGCACGGCAGGTTTTGAGTCGAGTTCAATGGCTCCCGGTGGAAACATGATGCCAAATCTAACATGCAACGTCACAATTGATGACTTCCGAAGCCGAGTGTACCCCATGACCTATTCTGTGATTTCTGTGCTGGGGTTTGTCGAAAATGCCTTTGTGCTGTGCGTCCTCATAAGGACGTACCATGAGAAGACAGCCTTCCAGATATACATGCTCAATCTTGCTATTTCAGACCTGCTGTTTGTTTGCACACTGCCTTTACGAGTGGTTTACTATGTTTACAAAGGCCACTGGTTCTTTGGCGACTTCTTATGCCGCATCAGTTCCTACACGATGTACGTCAACTTGTACACTAGCATTCTTTTCATGACTGCCATGAGCTTCTTCCGCTGCATTGCCATTGTGTTTCCCATCCAGAACATCCATTTTATCACAGAGAAAAAAGCCAAAGTCGTTTCTGTTGCGATTTGGATCTTTGTGACACTAACAAGCTCACCGTTTTTACTGAGAGGTTCACACTGGGAGGCTGCGACAAACAAGTGCAAATGTTTTGAGCCTCCAGAAAATGGGCAGATGCTAAAGCTGGCAGTCCTGCATTACATTGCATTGATTGTTGGCTTCATTATCCCCTTTGTCACCATTGTTATCTGCTACGCCATGATCATCCGGACTTTGTTAAAAAAACCATTGCATAAGAAGGAAGCCTCCCGTAAAAAGGCCATGTGGATGATGGTCATTGTGACCGTTGTGTTCCTCTTGAGCTTCACGCCGTACCATATCCAACGCACTGTCCACATCAATTTCATGATGAGAAAGGATACCAGTTGTGAGGATACGCTCTACATGCAGAAATCCGTGGTGATCACGCTTTCCCTGGCTGCTTTCAACTGTTGCTTTGACCCTCTTCTCTATTTCTTCTCTGGAGGCAACTTTCGGAAGCGGCTCTCTACTTTCCGGAAGACTTCCACCTCCAGCGTGTCACAGATGCAGAAGAGGAACATGTCCTTGAAGTACTTCAAGGAGGTTACCATTGAGGAAAAAACGCCAGAAGATGTGGAACTAtagcccctctgctttgaagaaGCTGGTGCAGTTTGAGTTGAGATAGGAAGCCAGGAGATCATCAGCACGATACTTCTTCATGGATGCAGAATGCTGTAGTGCGGTGTTTCCCCACCTGGGAGTgaaagaggggtcgccaaagacctctagaagacacatatttctaatggtcttggGAACacgtttggcagagaaggttgaacatCTCTCCGTCTGCTTCTTATCCTTTTTGGtgttgatgaactacaactcccagacgtCAAAAACAGCcaccccaaccacaccagtattcaatgttggctatgtaggtagtgtgccaagtttggtgcagatccattatgggctgggttcagagtgctctttgattgcagaggaactataaattccagcaactacaactcccaaatgtcaaagtctatttcccccaaactccatcactgttcacatttgagcatattgagtatttgtggcaagtttggtccagatccatcattgtttgaatctacagtgctctctggatgaaggtgaacgacaactctaaaactcaaggtcaatgcccaccaaaccctttctttcttggtcataggagttttgtgtgtcaagtttggttcaattccatcgttggtggagttcaaaatgctcttcggttgtaggttaactataaatcccagcaactacaactcccaaatgacaaaatcaaccccccccccccaaatcccaccaatattcaaatttgggcgcatcgggtatttgtgccaaatttggtccagtgaatgaaaatacatccttgcatatcagatattcacattacaattcattttagtagcaaaattacagttatgaagtagcaacaaaaataatgttatggttgggggtcaccacaacatgaggaactgtattaaggggttgcagcattaggaaggttgagaaccactggtgtagtgcAATATTCATTTTCTCCCACATCAAACTAACCATAGCATGAGAAGGTAAAATAGCAAAGGACATCCCTCTCTGTCCCATTGAATTTTTTTCCTGCAAACTCAGCAGCCTCCTTTTTAAACCCAGAGAGATGGAGAGGGGGaatcaaagaaaaaaatgccAAAGACTGAAATACATTTGAGGGAACTGATAGCAGGGACATAGTGGGAAAACACAGACATTCTTTGGGGGCTCAGGAGGTTACAGCGGAGCAGCCACCGAGAAATGCAGCCTGCTGTTGGGTTAATGCAAACAGACTTGGAATCCCCCATCAGGGCCTTTGGGCAAACTT
Protein-coding sequences here:
- the CYSLTR1 gene encoding cysteinyl leukotriene receptor 1, which translates into the protein MAPGGNMMPNLTCNVTIDDFRSRVYPMTYSVISVLGFVENAFVLCVLIRTYHEKTAFQIYMLNLAISDLLFVCTLPLRVVYYVYKGHWFFGDFLCRISSYTMYVNLYTSILFMTAMSFFRCIAIVFPIQNIHFITEKKAKVVSVAIWIFVTLTSSPFLLRGSHWEAATNKCKCFEPPENGQMLKLAVLHYIALIVGFIIPFVTIVICYAMIIRTLLKKPLHKKEASRKKAMWMMVIVTVVFLLSFTPYHIQRTVHINFMMRKDTSCEDTLYMQKSVVITLSLAAFNCCFDPLLYFFSGGNFRKRLSTFRKTSTSSVSQMQKRNMSLKYFKEVTIEEKTPEDVEL